From a region of the Helicoverpa armigera isolate CAAS_96S chromosome 14, ASM3070526v1, whole genome shotgun sequence genome:
- the LOC110380029 gene encoding lysozyme, with the protein MTRAILFIVILCFVSKSFGKTFSECDLVRELRKQGFPEHELRDWMCLIEAESNRRTHVVGGSNSDGSHDFGLFQINDRYWCNNGEHPGKECNIRCKDLLLDDITIASKCTKKIFGVHGFNAWVAWVNKCKGKNLRPLPC; encoded by the exons ATGACGCGAGCCAttctatttattgtaattttatgttttgtttcaaaatcTTTTGGCAAAACCTTTTCAGAATGTGATTTGGTCCGGGAATTGAGAAAACAAGGTTTCCCTGAACATGAACTAAGAGACT ggaTGTGCCTGATTGAAGCGGAGAGTAATAGGCGTACCCACGTCGTTGGCGGTTCCAATTCGGATGGGTCTCACGACTTTGGactgtttcaaataaatgatCGCTACTGGTGCAACAATGGCGAACACCCTGGCAAGGAATGCAACATACGTTGCAAAG ATCTCCTGTTGGATGACATCACAATAGCATCAAAATGCACTAAGAAAATATTTGGTGTCCATGGTTTCAACGCTTGGGTCGCATGGGTCAACAAATGCAAAGGAAAAAACCTTCGCCCACTTCCCTGTTAA
- the LOC110380542 gene encoding uncharacterized protein LOC110380542 isoform X1, translated as MSHNPPYGPPPPYYTGQGHPPPPPPGGFAYVPAPVMMPVYQPPPPPPPPEVTAPPTYVTNYIYQQPPQPQPVIVEEITIQQQPSNPWSNVLSTAEKGLATVGKGLALLETGLRNRNSNIEWVPATTGDVGSLSHKAFVAGREAWDGSPLCVIRAHHSGEFLPGKLAIKHRAAYVPYGGREVPVHNFEVLCVPSHAVRWLHSSNGQVPVGAIAAGNTHSGEPLYIGRVRHMQSLTPGKVHPSHGCCYISFGGSEHTHKTYEVLCRIVG; from the exons ATGTCTCACA ACCCACCTTACGGACCACCACCTCCATACTACACCGGCCAAGGGCACCCGCCACCTCCCCCTCCCGGAGGGTTCGCGTATGTGCCAGCACCAGTAATGATGCCGGTCTACCAGCCTccgccgccgccaccaccaCCAGAAGTCACCGCGCCACCAACCTACGTCACCAATTACATCTACCAGCAGCCGCCGCAACCACAGCCTGTTATAGTCGAAG AAATCACTATACAACAACAACCAAGCAATCCGTGGAGTAACGTATTGTCGACTGCCGAAAAGGGATTGGCGACAGTTGGCAAAGGGTTGGCCTTGCTTGAAACTGGTCTGCGCAATAGGAATTCTA ATATCGAATGGGTACCAGCTACAACAGGGGACGTTGGTTCTCTGTCCCACAAGGCTTTCGTAGCGGGCAGGGAAGCTTGGGACGGCAGTCCTCTGTGCGTGATCAGGGCACACCACAGCGGAGAGTTCCTTCCTGGCAAGCTGGCCATCAAACATCGTGCGGCTTATGTGCCTTATGGAGGAAGAGAAGTTCCTGTTCATAACTTTGAG GTTCTGTGTGTCCCGTCCCACGCAGTCCGTTGGCTACACAGCAGCAACGGCCAGGTTCCTGTGGGAGCCATTGCAGCCGGCAACACCCACAGTGGTGAACCACTTTATATTGGACGTGTTCGCCACATGCAGTCTTTGACACCTGGCAAA GTGCACCCCAGTCACGGATGTTGCTACATTTCATTCGGTGGATCTGAACATACTCACAAGACTTACGAGGTGCTGTGCAGAATTGTTGGTTAA
- the LOC110380542 gene encoding uncharacterized protein LOC110380542 isoform X2, whose translation MSHNPPYGPPPPYYTGQGHPPPPPPGGFAYVPAPVMMPVYQPPPPPPPPEVTAPPTYVTNYIYQQPPQPQPVIVEDIEWVPATTGDVGSLSHKAFVAGREAWDGSPLCVIRAHHSGEFLPGKLAIKHRAAYVPYGGREVPVHNFEVLCVPSHAVRWLHSSNGQVPVGAIAAGNTHSGEPLYIGRVRHMQSLTPGKVHPSHGCCYISFGGSEHTHKTYEVLCRIVG comes from the exons ATGTCTCACA ACCCACCTTACGGACCACCACCTCCATACTACACCGGCCAAGGGCACCCGCCACCTCCCCCTCCCGGAGGGTTCGCGTATGTGCCAGCACCAGTAATGATGCCGGTCTACCAGCCTccgccgccgccaccaccaCCAGAAGTCACCGCGCCACCAACCTACGTCACCAATTACATCTACCAGCAGCCGCCGCAACCACAGCCTGTTATAGTCGAAG ATATCGAATGGGTACCAGCTACAACAGGGGACGTTGGTTCTCTGTCCCACAAGGCTTTCGTAGCGGGCAGGGAAGCTTGGGACGGCAGTCCTCTGTGCGTGATCAGGGCACACCACAGCGGAGAGTTCCTTCCTGGCAAGCTGGCCATCAAACATCGTGCGGCTTATGTGCCTTATGGAGGAAGAGAAGTTCCTGTTCATAACTTTGAG GTTCTGTGTGTCCCGTCCCACGCAGTCCGTTGGCTACACAGCAGCAACGGCCAGGTTCCTGTGGGAGCCATTGCAGCCGGCAACACCCACAGTGGTGAACCACTTTATATTGGACGTGTTCGCCACATGCAGTCTTTGACACCTGGCAAA GTGCACCCCAGTCACGGATGTTGCTACATTTCATTCGGTGGATCTGAACATACTCACAAGACTTACGAGGTGCTGTGCAGAATTGTTGGTTAA
- the LOC110380644 gene encoding pyrroline-5-carboxylate reductase 3: MEFNLGFIGGGNMSTAIVKGILKSGVHNPSKIWVSGPNIENLIHWSVMGANVTSKNGEVYDNCDIIFLGVKVTKLHDALKGIQMHAKTTDKQVVFVSMLPGMQIKELHKNIKTYLNSDVHNVIRIMPNTPMTVGAGICLYTPDSKVSAQQCSLLEKLVGGSALCEKIPEDLMDSLGALTACAPAYMYVVIEALADGAVKQGVPRAMALRHAAQMVVGSGQMVLQSGKHPGLLKDEVCSPGGSTICGIAELEKGGLRATLIKAIEASTIKNKELGQ, from the exons atggaaTTCAATTTGGGTTTCATTGGTGGTGGCAATATGTCTACAGCGATTGTGAAAGGAATCCTCAAAAGtg GAGTCCACAACCCATCTAAGATTTGGGTCTCTGGCCCAAACATTGAAAATCTAATACACTGgagtgttatgggtgctaacgtTACCTCAAAAAATGGAGAAGTGTATGACAACTGCGATATTATTTTCCTTGGGGTGAAAGTAACTAAGTTACATGATGCACTCAAAGGTATTCAGATGCATGCGAAAACAACAGACAAACAAGTTGTGTTTGTGTCTATGTTGCCTGGGATGCAAATAAAAGAACTTCATAAG aacatCAAAACATACTTAAACAGTGATGTACATAACGTGATAAGAATAATGCCCAACACGCCGATGACAGTTGGAGCAGGCATATGCTTATACACACCTGACTCTAAAGTCAGTGCTCAGCAATGTTCACTCCTAGAAAAACTTGTGGGCGGATCTGCACTTTGTGAGAAAATTCCAGAAGATTTGATGGACTCCTTGGGTGCATTGACTGCTTGTGCACCAGCTTAT ATGTATGTGGTGATTGAGGCGTTGGCAGATGGGGCAGTGAAGCAAGGTGTGCCAAGAGCAATGGCGTTACGTCACGCGGCACAGATGGTCGTTGGCAGTGGCCAAATGGTGTTACAATCTGGAAAACACCCTGGACTACTGAAGGATGAAGTTTGTTCCCCTGGTGGTTCCACAATATGCGGCATCGCGGAACTTGAAAAGGGTGGATTacg GGCAACATTAATCAAAGCGATTGAAGCATCTACCATCAAGAATAAAGAGCTTGGACAATAA
- the LOC110380520 gene encoding uncharacterized protein LOC110380520, with protein MIYGYFRPFDFISNLFGLPTATITGNKTNIWLKLWAISIAIGLISSYSFAKERILYLDLKNDMKIIPDINDLVANIIIIIINLLNSDKNYVCVREMFDEIVKDVNIDSKVLRLFAYKIYVWYLIPMIIFIVLIVMEIVYNYPPYIFVIRIPTFLSIMHLIMHLILILALVKVINNQLSRTLMYNDKGPKIVCRENLGKRFTIKYIFFNSIEFVEIENNVHFDLKFLCKLYDNLSTCIHLLEKCYGLQIFISIWLMFTSGVVGVTVLVTNKVTFQWLVVLQTILPFFWCFIGCYINDQISKEVNQTITLIIKCLIDFRCVPSRKPVLETFKELVSNDRLQFTACSLFKLSYSMLLGTMLNVITYSIILIQMF; from the exons ATGATTTACGGGTATTTCCGTCCGTTTGATTTTATTAGCAACCTTTTTGGGTTGCCTACAGCTACAATAACTggcaacaaaacaaatatttggttAAAACTCTGGGCCATATCCATAGCTATTGGGTTAATAAGCAGCTATTCATTTGCAAAAGAAAGGATACTGTATTTGGATCTGAAAAATGACATGAAAATAATACCTGATATCAACGATTTAGTTgcgaatataattattataataatcaatttGTTAAACAGTGACAAAAATTATGTCTGCGTGAGAGAAATGTTTGATGAAATTGTCAAAGACGTAAATATAGATAGCAAGGTTCTAAGATTATTTGCGTACAAAATATACGTGTGGTATTTAATACCgatgataatatttattgttttaatagttaTGGAAATTGTATACAATTATCCACcttatatttttgtgataagaATCCCAACGTTTTTATCAATAATGCATTTAATTATGCACTTGATTTTAATATTAGCACTCGTGAAAGTCATTAACAACCAGTTGTCTAGAACTTTAATGTACAATGATAAAGGCCCTAAAATTGTGTGTAGGGAGAACTTGGGAAAAAGATTCACgatcaaatatatattttttaatagtattGAGTTTGTTGAAATTGAAAACAACGTACATTTCGATTTGAAGTTTCTTTGCAAACTCTATGATAATTTAAGCACTTGTATTCATCTGTTGGAAAAGTGCTACGGTTTACAG ATTTTCATATCGATATGGTTAATGTTCACGAGTGGAGTTGTGGGCGTGACGGTCCTCGTCACCAATAAG GTGACATTTCAATGGCTCGTAGTACTTCAAACCATTTTGCCCTTCTTTTGGTGTTTCATCGGATGTTACATCAACGACCAGATATCTAAAGAAGTGAATCAGACTATCACGCTGATTATAAAGTGTCTGATAGACTTTAGATGTG TGCCTTCAAGAAAGCCAGTTTTGGAGACGTTTAAGGAACTAGTCAGCAATGATCGTCTACAGTTCACAGCTTGCAGCTTATTCAAATTGAGCTACTCTATGCTACTTGGAACTATGCTTAATGTTATCACTTATagcataattttaattcaaatgttCTAG